The genome window TGTTTTTATTCCGGCAAAAGCGAGGTGGGCAGAGTTTGCGCAGCGTGATGTATACAGTAAAACATACAGGTCGATgtactgaagaagaagaaacacTGAAGTAGTTAAGAAGCTGtcgacaatcttcttgaacTTCTCCCGGAGTCCGACGACAAACAGCTATTCCTTTCGCACGTCCTACATAAAAAGGCTCTGAAACACTCTATGCCCCCTTTCATTTCGCGCCAGCTCTACTTACCTTACACACTCAACTCTAACAACACTCTTCAGGCAAcaaatcatcattctctcACAAACGTCTACTGAAGCCATATAAGTAGTTGGTTACTCAACTTATCCCACCTGTCTTCTTTATCCCCCAACCCGTCTACCATATAATTCGCCAGCACCCCTTTCCCATTCATATTATCGGTGCCTTAGGAATCATCGGCCTCTTAAGACACAAACCTCCAAGGTTTCAGTTTCTCCTTTGTGAGtggtcttcttgctccAGGTTGGCTCCCGAACGAAGTCCTGACCAGGGCTCAGCAGCCGTATTACTATGTCTTGGTCAGGCTCATCCGCAATCTCCAATTTACGTCCTGGAGACACCCCTCACCCTCGGCCAGCACCCATTAGTCCCTTAACGCCGAGCGGTGGGAAATAGTGATTGGTCAAGTAGCTCTGCGGGCTAACTGTACGCCGAGCCACGCGGTTTTTCATCTGCTGACCTTTCACGATCAGCCTTGATCCCATTCGTGCCTTCATCTTTGCAACTGACTTTCTCACGACACCTAGCATCTTCATTCACATGTACTACCAGCAACAATCATCACGGATTTTCCAAGCTGCTTTCTTGTACTCAAATATCAATGATCGACACGACCGCTCGATTGCCTCCTGATTTATACCGTCAATTTCTCAGAGTAATAACGTGTTGACCATGTCCAGGTGCAAGCCGGTTTCGGGTTCCGAGCAATTTAACGTGTCAGATGCGCCTGTCATCTCTACTGTTGCAATGTTGCATTGGGTATTGTAAAATTAGGTTTGGCTATGATGCAACAAAAGGTTTAAGACCTCTTTCTAGGCTGAATCTTGAGCGAAAAGTCCACATGAGGGCAGCTCTGGTGTACCGCTGAGGTTGATAGGATATCAATGTCTAAAGTCGACAGAATATCAGCCAGGGGCGAACCTTTAACCGTGTAAACTCACCAGGTCCCACCCGACCAGTCAGACTGCCTTCTACGATGCCACCACTGGTTTCGATCAAAAACTCCCGCTTACCCTGCCATTTTTCTTTGAGTCGCCTCGCCGCAGAGTGTAAATCTTCCCCAACCATGTTGTCCAACATTACGATATTAGCTCCCGCCGTAACGGCCTCATCCGCTTCTGTGAAATCCTGGCACTCGACGTTaacaagaagggaaaagccAGCAACTCGGCGAACAGCTTGGATAGCAGAAGTGATTGAACCTGAACAAATCAACAATGAGGCCCAGGACAATTGGGAAACAATAGATACTGACCAGTTGCCCAGATATGATTGTCTTTAAGCATGACCATCGATGACAAATCATGTCGATGAGGGTCTACGCCACCGACCATCATTCCATACTTCTCGACCAGCCTGAAGCCGGGGGTAGTCTTCCTAGTGCCGGCGACGACGCCCTTCCAACCCTCCGCCCTAGCCAAATCGCGGAACCTCCTTGATCTGTTTAAATGGGTGTTAGGTATTGATTGATCTGTGGCACAATACCGTGGCTGAGCTCACACAGTTGCAATCCCACTGCACCTAGCCAATGTGTTTAGCGCAACTCGCTCACCCAACAAAAGCTGCCGAGCTTTGCCTCGAACAATGGCAACCTTAGTCTTGGCGTCAGACGGCACAATGGATCCCTCAGGCATGAGCCACTCCACACTAGTTTCACAGGAGTCAGGCAAGTACCATTTCATCAAGTGGAATGACCCACGTGCAGTCAACATGCTTGAATACTTCATCGAAAAAAGGCACACCGGCGAGCACACCCTGCGGAGCACTTGTCAGAGTCTAAATCATGAGACAGCACAGACCTACTCACACCGCTTTTGCCCCAGAGTAttgcttcttgctcctcttcacccacaACGAAGCCAGCCCAATCGAATGATGGAGTATCTTCGGCAAACCATCTTTGCACTTCAGCACTCCAAgaaggcggaagaagatgggccAAATTCTGACCAGGTTTGAGATCTGTTTCGGACATAGTTTGACGTTCGTTCCGGTGTTGGAGGACTAATTTTAGCTAGGTTAGGCTTCTGGCCGTTGATCCTTGGTCGTGGGCTATCTATCTGTTTATTGTTGCTCATTAGCAATTTCTATGTAACTGGGATGCTGATCTGCGCGTTGTTGCTGGTCCGGAGTCTCGGTCATGCGATCAAAAGAGtatattacgtaacatcTTGAAAGCGGATTTAACACCATTCGTAATTATCACTGCTGCGTCTTGCGTGAGTCGGACAAAGCAAGGACGACGAGTTGAGCACGGAGCTAACTGGGAATCATTATAAACAGACATATATACGCCAGGGTTCTAAGATAAAACCGTTGAACTTTGAATATGTCCAGTGACCTACCCACCAAAGAGGAGCTGGTCAAGTGGGACCAGGATGATGCTCTAAACTGGACGCGAGGAGAATTTGAGATCCCAAACAGCAAAGCTTGTGGAGGTGAAGCAGGTAGGTGAAGATGCTAAACTTTCATCTGCACGCATAGTGCTCAAAATAGACCAGATGGAAAGGCCATTTACTTCTGCGGCAATTCTCTGGGTCTGCTCAGTAAGAAAGCCCGACAGCATATTATGGAAGAACTCGATGTCTGGTCCACTAGGTTGGTTCCACACTTTCGTGTCATGAAGCTGGTATCAAGCTGATGTGCAATGAATTAGCTCTGTCACTGGCCATTTCAAGCATCCTTACCAACGACCATGGAAACATGTAGATGAACCCCTTACTCCTCACCTTGCGAAACTGGTCGGAgctcgagaagaggaaattgCGCACACATCAACACTCACAAGCAACATGCACAATCTTTTTACCAGCTTCTATCGTCCCACAgaaaaaagatggaaaataGTGATTGAGAAGGGAAGTTTCCCGAGCGATTGGGTGAGTACTGAAGCATGATTCTCCGAACTCGTGATTGATATCTTCGTAGTATGCGGTTCATTCCCATCCGAGACTGCATGACAAAGTCCTCAGTCCTGAGCAGATTGACAATGCTATTATAGCATTGGTGCCACGTGAAGGCGAAGACACACTCCGGACTGAAGACATCCTTAAAGTGGTAGATGATAATAAGGACTCAGTAAGCACAGCCGCTACGTGCACATTGAACCCACTCACTGATTCTTGATGACCAGATTGCCATAGTCTGGTTGCCTATAGTCCAATACTATACGGGACAGCTGTTCGacatttcttccatctcgccGAAGGTTCATGAAATTGGTGCTCTCTTAGGGCTTGATATGGCGCATGGCATTGGCAATGTCGAATGTAAACTAAACGAGTGGAATGTCGACTTTGCCGTCTGGTGCACATACAAGTATGTCTAAATAGCTCCCTCTCGGTTAATCTCACATTGTGCTTTAGGTACTTAAACGCAGGACCTGCAGCTATTGGAGGATTTTACATTCGCTCAGGATTGGACGACGGTGGCCGTCGGTATGTCCAGATTTATCTCacattctttctcctttctaATACCCCTTAGCCTTGCTGGCTGGTGGGGCAACGATGCCAGCACACGTTTCCACATGTCCCCTAACTTCCAGCCCACACCAGGTGCTAAAGGATATCAGCATTCTTGCACCCCGGTACTCTCGTCTATCCCTCTCTTAGCAACTCTTCAGCTCATTGAAGCTGCGGGATTCTCTAGCATGGTCGAAAAAGGCCGCCGGCTCACTGGTTCACTTGAGGCCCTTCTCAAAGCATCACGATACTATGTTCATCCTGCGGACCCCAAAGGGAAGATAGGTTTTAGAATCATCACACCAGCTGCCCCTTATCGCGGAACTCAGCTGTCCTTAGTGATAATGCCGGAGGAAGAACATGTGATGCCAAATGTCTTCGACAGAATGTTGAGAATGGGATTAGTGGGTGACGAAAGGCGACCAAGTGTCATTAGGCTTAGTCCTGTCGTGCTGTATAACACATTTGAGGAGGTTGGGAGGGCAGTGGagattgttgaagaagctttaagagaagaggaggaagaaaggaagagatgaagacagCCTATAAAACCTCTTCACCTGCGATCAATATATGGGTCTCATCCTGGATGCTTTGTTAAATGCCAGTTGGGGATTATGCCCCTTAAGTTTGTCGCTATTCGCCTTATCATCAGATGCCAATGATAATATTCATTTTATCAATGCAGAAAGGACGTTTATCGTCATTTGGTCGATTTACTCAGATGCCACACATAATATGAGGGTACTCAATTCTCAAACCGCGTTTCGGAATAAATGCCGGAGACAATGCGGACGAGGACCGGAACAATTGATTGACTTAGTACTATGAAATATATACTTGCAAATGTGATCTTTGTGAAGATTTCCAGTTTCCAGCTGATTTTGACGAAAGTTTCGGGTCGACTACCGAAATAATTCGGCTTCGGTATTTTCTTCGCATTTTCCGACCTCCGGTCGCTCGGCAGATTGTAGACTTTCGCGTATCAGTCACGGTCGCTCGTTTACTTTTCGTGGTTCGTGTCATGTGGGCTTGTGTCTCCTGTATTATATTTGATTTTCTACTATGATCTGCTACAATATGTGGTCGCTTATCGGTCAAAATAGTCAACATTTAATAGTAGCAGAGGTTTTCAAACGTGATACAGCTTATAATTCTCAGTCGGTACTTTTACGTAGTGTTCTTGTTCGGTTCACGGCccgtttcttttcctcttttttgcAATGTAGCCTTAGCCATCAAGAACTGCTCGGTTCGGTCGGCTAATAAGACGGGCATGATGCATTTAGTTTCGGTTCCCATAGAGGAGTAACGGGATAGCTCGTTGGAAATGTAGAATCAGATGTATACAGAATAGTACGTATGCAAATCTACGAAATGCAAATCAAGGCAAGAAGTGTGCTGAACACAGGGGGGTATGATAGGAATATATACCGAGGAGCATTAATGTGTGATGGTGGCCACTATCATTCgtattatatatatatcttACCGTTTTGACAGTTTCTCCACTACTGTATcgttttcctcttcttgtacAATATCTCACAACATACTCTGTTTCATACAGCGACTGCTCACATCACCAACATGCCTGCCGCGACTATCAACTCTAAGACATTGCCTCCTGGCATTTATTGCCCTACTATCACCTTTTTCCAACCTACTGCAGAGCAGAATTTGGATGTCGAGACTCATGTAAAGCACATGGAGTTCCTCGCAAGATCTGGATTAGCTGGTGTCGTTGTTCAAGGTTCGACTGCGGAGGCTGTAACTCtggacgatgaagagagaaagactGTACGTACTAAGACAATGTTTCCAGGATGATACCACTGACTTTTTGGACAGCTTATCAGAACTGCGAAAGAGGCTTTCAGAAGATGTGGGAACAATGGACCTGTGATTGCGGGTACTGTTGGTGCTCAGTCTTCTCGCCAAGCTCTCAAACTCTGCCAGGATGCCGCCGAAGCTGGGGCCGATTTCGCACTCGTgctccctccttcttacTACCCAGGTGTCATGTCAGCCGGCGCCATCCAGTCGTtctttgaagaagtgagtCCAGTAACTAGATCGCTTCGCATGTATTGGAGGGCGAGCTGACTGAACCCCGGACAAATCCCTTAGCTTGCCAGCGCTTCTCCAATTCCGATCATCATTTACTCCTACCCCGGAGTTTGCAGCGGAATCAACATGGACACCGACTTGATTTGTCGACTTGCTCGACACCCTAACATTGCTGGGGTAAAGCACACCGATCATGATGTCGGACGGATTGCGCGGGAGACCGCTCAGTCCTTGGGCAACGCCTTCGGTTGTGAGTACAGTTTACGAATCTTTGAAACATATCGCTAATATTGTCCTCTCTCAGCCCCTTTCACAATTTTGGGTGGCGCTTCAGATTATCTTCTGGGCActgttgctgttggtgGCCAAGGTGCGATTACTGGCATGGCCAATGTCGCTCCTCGGGTCTGCGTTAAAGCGTTTGAGCTTGCACGGGCTGGCCGACACGAGGAAGCTTTGCAGTACGCAAGGGTGATTTCTACTGCCGAATGGGGCATGGGCAAGGGTGCCATCCTCGGGACCAAGGTGAGCGTTTTCAAATTGTCGATTTTGATGATAGTTAACATTTCAATTAGTACATGACTGTGTGGGCCAACGATTACGCCCCTACAGCGGCTCTTGCTAGAAAACCTTTGCCCCTGTGCCCTGAATCAACTAAACAACATGTCCGAGCGGTTGGGACCGAGATAGTCGCCTTTGAGCGTTCATTAGAACGGCAAGGATGGGCTGGGCCAACCATAAGGGGAGAAACGCAAAGCAAGAAAGTACTTGTCGCCCCGAAGAAAACCAACGGCGTTGTGAACGGTCCGAAGGAGGTAGCCGTTTGATTAATAACCTCATTAAGCATCTTAAAGTCCTGAAAGATCTGTGATGGCAATCTGTAGTTTCTATCCGCTTTCTATATGCATTTCACACTCCGATGATAGTGTCTGACAATACGTACATGAGCCCGGACAGCCTATGAACAACAAGAGCATTCCCCCATACcctcatccatcaaacCTTCTATCCGCTCAACACGATCAGAAAGCTTATCCAAGGCAGCATTGAGGATGTCCATTTGGCCTATATTGTCGAGTTAATTACGATCATAACCAAAACGGTTGTATCTTACCCTGCAGATACACGGCGCACATCCTCCGTACTTCCGCCCTTGCATCCGCAACTTCAATTTTGCTCCCCGTTCTAAGTTTCTCCAGTTTATCCTCCAGCATCCCGCCCAGCATGCCTAGCacatcaagctcaagctgcatttctctttcctccttttcatgCAAGAcatgttcatcatcatcatcgtccacttcatcttcctcgcttcctccacctAATAACACCCTCATGATTTCCAACAAACGCTTATCAACCTCCCCGTTTCTTCTCAGCTCAAATCGCTCTCTGGCATCGAGCCCTTTGGACTGTAGCTTTTCATTAATGGGTTCTGGTAAGGAGGCGGTTCCTAATCGAAGGTTGACAATATCGTCAGGGTTAGGGTTCAGTACGAAACCGTACCCAAGCAAAAGTTCTTCATTGGGCTTTGCACCGTAATTGTTGAACAGCTGTGAACCAGCTTCAcagattgatgaagaaacaAGGGATACTGACGGAACTCCTTGGGGAACGTTGGGAGTCGACACCATTGATGAGAGCCAAAGAATGGGTTGACCACGAGCATCTGTTCTGATTCAGCAATAGCCCAAATGCCCAGATAAGCCTTACGATTGAAGATATCCACTCCGGGGAGAAGAACAGGCTTCGAAACCCCGTCAATCCTGGTGGACTGAGGAATCATCTCACCATCTGGCGGGAGATCGAGTAATTTAGATGGGAATGCTCGTGATGACATATAAGTAGCTGTGGCCAGATACCTCTCCCTGGAAGTCAACAACAAGTTCAGCGGTGTTTGGATGTGACATTTGATAACTGACAGGACTCACCATGTCaaaccatcctccttcaaaatAGTCCTCAACGCTTTTGACTCAGCCGACCACTCTGCCCTGCGATCCTCTACTGCGCCGAGAAGATTACTACCATACAACAATTGCAGTTCTGATTCGGTGAAGTATAACGGTGTAGGTAGGTTTGAAGCTGAAGGCAAAGATGCCAAGTAAGTCTTGTGCAGCAAGGATCGCGGCCACTCTCTACGTCGAACAACGGTCAGGCCGAGTAACATGCATGTCTACTGACTTACGCGTCCGGTCTCTCCTGATAAACCCAATGAAGGCCCAGATATGCACCAattctcatcctttcatTCCATGGCTCACCTTCTTTAGCAAGGTCTTTAGGCCAAATCAGCTGCCCTTCTTCGATTCCTGTAATCTCGCACACAGCCTTTGTGGCCAACTCAGAAGTCACAGCAAGGGAGAACGGGCAGGACACTAATTTCTCTTCAGGGTGTATGGTGTCGTCTGCGAATACAGACAGTCCTGTTGACTCATCTATCTGGATCTATCAATCCTTGCGCTGGGTCTGCCTAGGGATAACCAAAATAACTCACTCGAAGCTTTgcggaaggatggaaataACCTCCATTCGAGACGATCCAGTCAATGAGCTCTGCTGCCTGTGTGATGTGAGATGACATGACTAAGTGGCATATGTTCTTGAAATGGTTTCGAGACGAGGTTCGTTGTTGAAGATTATTATGATTATTACTTATTTACAATATTCCTCTCGTCGATCTCTGatgattgaagaagaagtggagggaATGACGTGTGATTTGATGGCGATTGCccgggggggggggggtgtttggaagaagaagtacaTTATTCATTCATGATGAATGGAAATCGAGTACGACATTACTCGCACAAGACCTCTCCACCACGCCCAGCAATGTCCATCCCCGTATCATCAGATGCCTCCCAGAGAAGTTGGCCCCAGAAGATCCTTGATAAGTGCAAAGAACAGCCGTTCGTGCCCCTCGGTACGTTTAGCCCTCACTACTCCTAACTTCCAGCTAATGTCTTCATTTAGGTGCTGGTGCTACCGTAGCTGCTCTTCTCGGGGCAAGCTACCATCTGAGAAAAGGTAACAGGACTCGCTTCAATCAGTTTTTGAGATTCCGAGTTTAGTAAGTCGTTTCATTCTCTAccatgaagagaaagaccAGTTTATTGACTGATCTGTAGTGCGCAAGGTGCGACAGTTGTGGCGCTGTTGATCTATGGAAGTCAAGAACTCGCTGCCAGAGAAAAGGCTGGTATCGTAAAGCGCAAGAATGACCGCAGTATGTTGCAGATAAGTACTACCTGTGAACCTGGTGACTGACCTCGTAATACTTCAGTTGTTGTCTACCCACAAGCGTCTCCTCCCCCGGCCACTACTGAATCCATCGTGCATTCTAATGAACCTTCGGCCCTGCCAGAATCACTAGCTTCTGCGGTTGACCCTAAGTCTAAACCTTCCGATGCCTACCCtctgaggaaggaggagagaatgaaggtGTCTGAGTTTGCGAAGAGACTGAAGGAGGCGGAAGCGCTgcaaaaagaggaagatgcatCAAAGCGCTGGTGAGGGATGGTTGTGTAATTGTATTGAATGTTCGAGTAAACCAAATGAGGTCACAAGCGACATATATGTACCAGTACAGACCATAGAATCTAGCATGCATCCGCCACTATTCATCGGTGCTTTCCTCCCAGAGTAGCACGCGTTTACTGTTGCAACCGTCTTCTGTGAGACTTGTGAGGCAAGTGACACAGGGATCAGGATCACACTATTAGCATGCATTTTCTTTGGTACATGTACCAAAAGAAGACATTTTAATTCAAAGGAAATAACATTACATCGATATAGGTGGATTATTTagcggtggaggttgacCACAGTCGCcagtcatcttcctttttacGTTAATCGCAACAAGTTTTCGTTTGAAACAGCCTTCTTAATCCTTGGGCCCTCTTTGAAGcgtttctcttctttctgagGCCCATTCTTCGACATCCCGCACTTGTTTGGCAAACTCAATCATGCATCAAAACAACCCATACCTGAAGCAGAAGCCAGATTTCGCTCGGTTGGCTTCTCGGTACCCAAAATTCGCGCCCTTGTAAGTCTAAGTCTCTTGTCTTCTGTGTTTGGAACTGATATTAAACAATAAAATTACTAAGCGTCAACATTTCCGAGGATGGATACCCTTCTATCGACTTTCAAAATCCAGCTGCTTTGAGGGAACTGACTAAGTGTttgttgaaagaagattggAATCTTGATGTAGATTTGAGAGAGGACAGGCTTTGCCCAACTGTGAGCTTTCTGTCTGTTTGAATTGTGAAACAACACCCTTACTTCCTGTGATAGATACCCAATAGGTGTGTCGTATGGCTTTACTTCACATAGTGGATGTAACTCAAAAAAGTACAGGCTAGATTATATCTATCACATGCTCGACCTCGAACCACAcctcccttcctcgtctttgAGACCTCTACGAATCCTTGATATGTGAGTCCTGACAGCCACTATAAGACTTGGAAATGCTGACACCCCTCTTCAAATAGAGGGACAGGAGCCACCGCTATTTACCCTATTTTACTGGCTCGACTCCGGCCTGATTCTCGTATTGTTGCAACAGGTGGATTGCACTTTGATTAGGTCAAGCACAGGTGCTAATTATTGTCAGAGATCGACGAAAATTCCTACCGCCATGCCAAGGCAACCCTTGAGAAGAATAATATACCTTCGTCTTCAATTTCCATATTGAAATCACCTACACCTGATCCAATCCTCTTTCCATTGTTGCAAAGCAAGGGCAAATGTGAGGAGTGGGACTTCACAATATGTAATCCTCCCTTTTTCGCCTCCACACAGGAAATGCTGCAAGGCATGGAATTAAAAGATAGACAAGCTCATGCAGTGAGTCGTATCTACGCGCCGCAATGAGCGATATTTACTAAGCAGCACTCATTTAGGCTCCGACTGCGTCAGACAATGAACTGATTACCAGAGGCGGGGAACTTGCTTTCATAACAAGTATGATAAGAGAAAGTATTGACATAGGGCAAAGATGCACGTACGTTTCTCAAGAAGTGCGAGCATGTCGATCAAGGCTAATACTTATAGGTTAGGTGGTATACAACCTTAGTGGGAAAATACTCGTCGTTGCAGCCCCTCATTGAGACTTTGCGGGATCTCAAGGTATTTAAATGATATGTAGTTAGTGCACGAGGAGAACTAACATCAAAATCAGATTGATAACTACTTCATCACCAATATCAAGCAATCTCGAACTTCTCGATGGATACTTGGCTGGTCTCACACCACGACTCGACTTCCTGATGTAAGTACTTATTATATGTTGTCGCGGAGGAGAAGTTAACATGTACTTCGCGGCAGAGCATAACTAGGCCCTATGTGATCATGGAAAATACGACATTCACTCAGCTTttaccatcttcaaatacCGTACGATTCCATGCTCCGCCAACCGTATCGTTTGCGACACTGAAAGCCAAGGTGCTCGATGTCCTTCGAACCGTCGCCTTAGATCCGTCGCAAGATAGTCCGGATCCTTCACAATATGAAGGGGAGACGCAGGACTCCATATTGATCACCCCCAGGATTAATACGTGGTCGCGGGCTGCTCGCCGAATGGCCGCAAGGCAAGAAAGCAAAGTGGAGCCCGAAGGTCAAAGGGAAGCGAGCAAACCGCCTGCCCTTTTTCGTTGCAGAATCAAGTACATTAGTAGCCACGCGACACAAGTGGATGGATCACCATCTTTAGAGATCGACTGGGTCGAAGGGAGACGAAAAGATCGAGAAGCTTGGGAAAGCTTTTGCAATTTCTTGCTAAGCAAATTAGGGCTAAGCAGGAAGCGTCAAGCAGAAACAGAACCAGAGGGCCATCTCCCGAAAAGCTCACAGAGCCATTTTCAAGGAAACAGGACAAGGGGCCGCATGGCGAT of Cryptococcus tetragattii IND107 chromosome 3, whole genome shotgun sequence contains these proteins:
- a CDS encoding nicotinate-nucleotide diphosphorylase (carboxylating) yields the protein MSETDLKPGQNLAHLLPPSWSAEVQRWFAEDTPSFDWAGFVVGEEEQEAILWGKSGGVLAGVPFFDEVFKHVDCTVEWLMPEGSIVPSDAKTKVAIVRGKARQLLLGERVALNTLARCSGIATVSRRFRDLARAEGWKGVVAGTRKTTPGFRLVEKYGMMVGGVDPHRHDLSSMVMLKDNHIWATGSITSAIQAVRRVAGFSLLVNVECQDFTEADEAVTAGANIVMLDNMVGEDLHSAARRLKEKWQGKREFLIETSGGIVEGSLTGRVGPDIDILSTSAVHQSCPHVDFSLKIQPRKRS
- a CDS encoding kynureninase, with translation MSSDLPTKEELVKWDQDDALNWTRGEFEIPNSKACGGEADGKAIYFCGNSLGLLSKKARQHIMEELDVWSTSSVTGHFKHPYQRPWKHVDEPLTPHLAKLVGAREEEIAHTSTLTSNMHNLFTSFYRPTEKRWKIVIEKGSFPSDWYAVHSHPRLHDKVLSPEQIDNAIIALVPREGEDTLRTEDILKVVDDNKDSIAIVWLPIVQYYTGQLFDISSISPKVHEIGALLGLDMAHGIGNVECKLNEWNVDFAVWCTYKYLNAGPAAIGGFYIRSGLDDGGRRLAGWWGNDASTRFHMSPNFQPTPGAKGYQHSCTPVLSSIPLLATLQLIEAAGFSSMVEKGRRLTGSLEALLKASRYYVHPADPKGKIGFRIITPAAPYRGTQLSLVIMPEEEHVMPNVFDRMLRMGLVGDERRPSVIRLSPVVLYNTFEEVGRAVEIVEEALREEEEERKR